One Triticum dicoccoides isolate Atlit2015 ecotype Zavitan chromosome 5B, WEW_v2.0, whole genome shotgun sequence genomic window carries:
- the LOC119308249 gene encoding uncharacterized protein LOC119308249, translated as MGRHDEEQKRMFKKRDLAEKKASETAKKNRPNQDSYEKIIIHRLSIDATSDEILGYYRSVRATFSTVSSFVVRVSVRLPGKPQGPFDDGGVPVTSPPPQEAKDFTYQITELFDPLTPNGPVIQIAVQQFSGYAMAVRALYLDNDPFLQAWYAFRGAERQLPKHLFPNVISFPYRVDYDDVNAIHIHPEILREVYEYFVTYQTTAVELALEDEVMEHTIDGQTYKDTVFFLIGECQRFFELLELTWNAFALPPSGFLLSEIPYANLLIHRWRHFSEAIEKLWLAIFEERNDLPFEVSRASALNSLKKLEALFPEINFKNERQEYCVEVLAGSTVQLLNCDLPTIKKVLMRSDGFCGEFFVQKNVQKKKRHEKALASD; from the exons ATGGGCAGGCATGATGAAG AGCAAAAGAGGATGTTCAAGAAAAGGGATTTGGCTGAGAAGAAAGCGAGTGAAACAGCAAAGAAAAACAGGCCTAATCAGGATAGCTATGAA AAAATTATCATCCATCGCCTAAGCATTGATGCCACATCTGATGAAATATTGGGGTACTACCGAAGTGTCCGCGCGACATTTTCAACTGTCTCATCTTTTGTTGTTCGTGTCTCTGTTCGTCTACCTGGTAAACCCCAAGGGCCCTTTGATGATGGGGGAGTACCAGTTACAAGTCCACCTCCTCAAGAAGCCAAA GACTTCACTTATCAGATCACTGAGTTGTTTGATCCCCTGACTCCAAATGGCCCTGTTATACAAATTGCCGTACAACAGTTTAGTGGATATGCAATGGCGGTCCGGGCTCTCTATCTTGATAATGACCCCTTTTTACAAGCCTGGTATGCATTCCGTGGTGCAGAGCGGCAGCTACCAAAGCATTTATTTCCAAACGTGATATCTTTTCCCTACCGGGTGGACTATGATGATGT TAATGCCATACATATCCATCCTGAAATCCTGAGAGAAGTTTATGAATATTTCGTGACTTATCAAACAACTGCGGTGGAATTGGCTCTTgaagatgaagtaatggaacacacTATTGATGGTCAGACATACAAAGATACCGTTTTCTTTCTCATTGGAGAGTGCCAACGATTCTTCGAACTGCTAGAACTCACATGGAATGCTTTTGCCCTTCCTCCGTCGGGTTTCCTGCTCTCGGAAATTCCCTATGCCAATCTTCTGATACACAGATGGAGGCATTTCTCGGAGGCCATTGAAAAGCTCTGGCTTGCCATCTTTGAAGAGAGGAATGATCTTCCATTTGAAGTTAGCCGTGCTAGCGCATTAAATTCACTGAAAAAGTTGGAGGCATTGTTTCCGGAAATCAACTTCAAGAACGAAAGGCAAGAGTATTGTGTTGAAGTTCTTGCCGGTTCTACGGTACAATTGCTGAACTGCGATTTGCCTACTATCAAGAAGGTCCTCATGAGGTCTGATGGTTTCTGCGGCGAATTCTTTGTCCAGAAGAATGTTCAGAAGAAGAAgcgccatgagaaagctctggctaGCGATTAG